TTCAGCCTCATCGCCCCAGCACACTCTGTTGCGCCCCTGCTGTTTCGCCATGTACAGACGAATATCCGCCTGGCTCTGAATGTGTTCCAGGCTCCCCTCAGGAGCTTCTTCATGGGAAGCGACACCCAGCGAGGCCGTCACCAATAGCGAAGAGCTGTCCTCCAGCTTAAGAGGTGTGTTCACCAGCATCTTGCGAACCCGCTGCGCCACGGCAATCGCCGCATGCAGATCGGTGTTAGGCAGGTAAATACAAAACTCTTCGCCGCCGATACGCCCGACGATATCCTGGGTGCGGATCGCCTGCTGGATGCAGCGCGTGGCATGGATAAGCACCCGGTCGCCGACCTGATGCCCAAAGCGGTCATTCACTTTTTTGAAATGGTCGAGATCCAGCTGAATCAGGGAGTAATCCACATATTGCGGGCTGATGCGACCGGTTGTCTCAAAGAAACCACGCCGATTTAATACGCCGGTCAGGTCATCGTGCAGCGCGTGCCGGTGCATTTCCTGCTGTAAATGGCCCATGTTGCGAATCAGCCGACAAATCATCCGGTGTGAGCCAAGCAGAATAAGAATGACGGTCAACCACATCACCACCAGCAGAACGCTAAACCGCCCAAAATCCTCGTGCAGCCCCTGCCGGATAGTCTGGATGCTGACAAGAATTGCCCCGGTCCCTGTGACACGCCCGAAAGTGGCATAGGCGTAGCCAAAGCGTAAAGTGCCCCGGGATTCATCGGTCAGCTTTTCAAGAATCGCCTGTCGCTGCGGCTCGCTGAGGCGATAGCCATTTTGCGAGCCAACGGGGCTGGTCAGCGGGTTCATCTGTTCATCAAAAAGCAGATAAGCGCTTTGCGTGTCGTCCGGCAAGGCGCTGGAGAGATACAGTCGAAGCGTTTCGGTCGTGACCGCGATACCAAACAGCCCAATCCATCGATCGTCAAAATCCACCGGAAGGGAGCCATTAATCAGCGTTTTGCCGGTATCGGCAATATTTTGCCGCGTCCAGAATGGCTCACGCCGCGGGTTTAACAGCGGCGAGCCGAGAACAAACGACCCCTGCATTGCCAGCGGGTTAGCGCTGTCGATAAGCAGTTTATTCACATCAGGAGAGAGAGACGCAATAAATGCGCCGGATCGCGACATGTAGTAAATGCTGGACGAAAGACGGTTGCTCCCGCCAGCCAGCGGAAAGAGATCCTGAATATCACGCAGAGCCTGATATTCCCGCTGCGTGATTTTTTCCCTCTCTTCTTTTGGCTTGTTTTTGAAAGGCTGAACGCTATCGGGGATCGGCAGGCTTTGTATATGCAGCGGCGACAGCATCTCTTTATTGCTGGCCCGGGAAGCCAGCTGCGATAGCGGAGTGAACTGCGGTTCATTCAGCGTTTCAATGAACATCCGCCGCAGATAACGCAGGTTGTCCATCTGATATTGAGATTTACTTTCAAGTCTGGCGATAACGCTTTCGAGGTGGCTGAGCTGGCTGGTGCGATAACCGTGGTTGAACAGCTCGCCCTGCTGCCAGAAAAGAAAAGTGATCAGCAGAAAGAGCGACAGAAAACACACATGGGTAATGCGCAGTGTTTTTACCATCGGCAAACGGACATGGCTAATCAACGACGTGCTCACGGTGATTCCTTTTTATGGTGCCAGGGAGAGCGTCAGTGCTTCAACTGCTGCAGAGGCTCGGGTTTCCCCACCAGATACCCCTGCAGGAACTGGACGCCAAGCTGCAGCAGGACGTCGCGCTGCTCTTCCGTTTCAACATACTCTGCGACGACGCTAAGCGACCTGGCCGCGGCCAGTTTGCAAATGGACTTCACTATCAGTTTGTCCATCACATCGCTGGTGATGTCGCGAACAAAGCAGCCATCTATTTTAATGATATCCGCCTGCAGGTTCTTCAGGCGTTCATAGTTAGCGTAGCCTGTTCCAAAATCATCGATAGCGATCTTAAAACCTTTCTCACGCAGCAGCGCGATATTTTGGTTAGATGTCTCCGAGTTTGAAAACGCCTGCTCTTCGGTGACTTCAATCACTACCGCACTGGTCGGCACCTTGTAAGCCTCAAACAGGTCGACAATCTGCTGGGCAATCTCTTTTTGCATTAGCGTTAGCGGCATCAAGTTGACCGAAAAACGCGTCTGCAGCATGTCGCCCGGGTGATTTGCAAGCCAGGCCAGCAACATCTTCATCACCATCATGTCAAAACGGGTGCTGAGGTTAAATTCGGCGACAATCGGAATAAATTTATCCGGAGTGATGTTCTGGCCGTCAATCAACAGTCGGCTGAGAATTTCGTGATAGCCTTTCCCCTCGCGGTTGACAATCGGCTGCGCGAAGAGCTGGAAGGCTTCTTCATCGATGGCTCGCTTAATCTTTTGTAGCAGCAATACCCGCTCGGTTGTCTGCCCGGAGACAGCCTGCAGTCTTGAATCAAGCCCCAGCACGCGCTGGGTGTCGCTGGCTTTTTCTGCCAGATAACTTAATTGCCCCAACATACGCTGCAGTTCTTTCGGGGAATCAACGATCCCCCAGGAAGCCCCGTATTCAATTTCAAGGGAAGTATTGTGCCAGGGGATTTTTTTATTGTTCAGTTGCTCAACAAAATAGGTCAGACGGGCTTCTGTTTCCTCTTCTTGCAAAAACAAAAGCAGCTCACTGCCCGGCAGCTGAAATATCTTCTCCCCTTCCAGCAGCCAGGGTTGTAATTCTCTGGCAATGGTTTTCTTGCAGTAAATACGCATCATCATGCCGTAATGTCGGCTAAGGAACTCAAAGTTCGCCATTCGCAGGCAGCAAAGTGCGCCGGTTGGATAGGTGAGGATATGTTCCTCCAGCGCGCGTAAATTAGGTAATTTTGTTAAGGGATCGGTCTGTGCTTGCAGGTGATAAACGCGCTTCATCCATTCATTTTTATGATAGGAAATAGCCATATACAAAAGGCATACGGTAAAGGAGATAAAGACTGACAGAATAAAGGACAGCGCATATTGCGTATTTACGCCCTGCAAAAAACTGGTGTTGTAAGTTAATAACACCCACGCCGAAATACCCCACAGCAGCGACACCAGCCTTGCGTCAAGGCGACGTATCCCGAGGGTAAACAGCACAAAGATAACCGGGACCAGATAGCCGGAAATCAGCTCACTTTGCCACGGCGAGCACATCAGTACCAGGTACAGTGCCCAGGCAACCAGCCAGCATGGTGTATAAAATCGGTGCTTATCCTGCCTGTAGTGCCGCACGCAGCGCCGCCAGAATCCGGCTGCAAAATGTGGGTTCAGCACCATACGTAGAGGGTAATAGAAAAGCGGCGTGAAGATAAGCGAGGCCACGACAAGATTCAGCACATCGACAATCATATAGATTACCGAACCGCCGCCAAAGAAGGGCGCCAGCTCAGGCGGATACGCAATGGCTTTACCCATGAGGTACATCAGCAGCTTAATGGTGAACGGCGCAGCAAAACCAAGCCAGAAAATACGCTGCCCCATCCCTTTATTGGGTAGCCCGAAACGCCAGCGTCGCCCCACGTAGTAGCGGGTAATTAAACCGGCAAGCAGTAAAGGAAATAGCAGACAGAAAATAAAAGCAACCAGCGGCCCAAGCGATAAATCCAGCAGCCAACTGTAAATAATCAACGACCCTAGCGTTAACGGAAAAACAGCATGTCGCCCATAAATAATAATCATTGCCATTATAAAACTTAACGGCAGATAGGCGAGATAGGTTTTATGTCCATCCACGAGGGTTGTGGGTGAAATATAACGAGAAAATGGAATAAGGAGCAAACACAACGCCAGGGAAATCGCTATTTTTCTTATCGTCTTGTAAATAATCATAGGCCCTGGTGTTAACTTTATGTAGTTGTTGAAACAGTGTTTTTCGCTGGTTAGGGTACGTTTATTTATTGAGCGAATCAAGTTTAAGGCATGTGTAAAAAGCAATCTTACCGTACTGCAGAAATAATAGAACAAGCCGACATAAGTAGAGCGTTTTTTACCGAGGGGAAGTTAAAAGCAAGAATTTTTTAGCCTGAAAAGCAAAAACCCCCGCCGAAGCGAGGGTTTTAAATTTTGGTGGAGCTAAGCGGGATCGAACCGCTGACCTCTTGCATGCCATGCAAGCGCTCTCCCAGCTGAGCTATAGCCCCACTGACAGGTGCTGATTTTACGGTACCAATCTGCTGGTGAAGATTTGGTGGAGCTAAGCGGGATCGAACCGCTGACCTCTTGCATGCCATGCAAGCGCTCTCCCAGCTGAGCTATAGCCCCAAACCGTAAAGACCTTGTCGTGTTGACGGGCGGCATAATATGAAACCCCACATAGCGTGTCAACGGCAATTTGTTCTTCCGCGATCAATCGCCTAAAAAGCCATCGCCTCAGGCAATTCCAGGTTGCATATCATCCCGATGTGGTTAATTCTGTCACAGTTTCACGTTAGTCAGTTCAATAAAATGAACCACTAATAAAGCCGTTTCGGCCGCAATGAAAAGGAATCACTGTGCTCAAGGAAAGAATGACACCTGAAGAACTGGCCGTTATCACCGGCTACAGCCGCCAGACCATCAATAAGTGGGTTCGTAAAGAAAATTGGGAGACCTCACCTAAGCCCGGCGTTCAGGGCGGCAAGGCGCGGCTGATCCATATCGATGAGCAGGTCAGGGAGTTTATCAACAGCACCCGGCGAGTGACGGATAATACCCCCCGCTATGGCACAACGGACGCCTCACTGGAAAATCTGCTGATTAACTCAGTCCAGCAAATGTCCGACAGCGAGCAGAAAAAGATGTCTGCCATGCTGCTGCGAGACGGAATTGCCGGTTTACTTACGCGCCTGGGTATCCGCGATAACGAGTAATTGCCCGGCGATTTCCTGTCGACGCCAGGGAAAATAAAGGATTGCAGATGTTCAAGGAAAAAATGACCGCCGACGAACTGGCGGAAATGACGGGTTACACTCGCCAGACGATCAACAAATG
This Klebsiella michiganensis DNA region includes the following protein-coding sequences:
- a CDS encoding diguanylate cyclase; this encodes MSTSLISHVRLPMVKTLRITHVCFLSLFLLITFLFWQQGELFNHGYRTSQLSHLESVIARLESKSQYQMDNLRYLRRMFIETLNEPQFTPLSQLASRASNKEMLSPLHIQSLPIPDSVQPFKNKPKEEREKITQREYQALRDIQDLFPLAGGSNRLSSSIYYMSRSGAFIASLSPDVNKLLIDSANPLAMQGSFVLGSPLLNPRREPFWTRQNIADTGKTLINGSLPVDFDDRWIGLFGIAVTTETLRLYLSSALPDDTQSAYLLFDEQMNPLTSPVGSQNGYRLSEPQRQAILEKLTDESRGTLRFGYAYATFGRVTGTGAILVSIQTIRQGLHEDFGRFSVLLVVMWLTVILILLGSHRMICRLIRNMGHLQQEMHRHALHDDLTGVLNRRGFFETTGRISPQYVDYSLIQLDLDHFKKVNDRFGHQVGDRVLIHATRCIQQAIRTQDIVGRIGGEEFCIYLPNTDLHAAIAVAQRVRKMLVNTPLKLEDSSSLLVTASLGVASHEEAPEGSLEHIQSQADIRLYMAKQQGRNRVCWGDEAESQA